Proteins encoded within one genomic window of Ranitomeya variabilis isolate aRanVar5 chromosome 4, aRanVar5.hap1, whole genome shotgun sequence:
- the NOG gene encoding noggin — translation MDHHSQCLVTIYALVVFLGLRIDQAGCQHYLHIRPAPSEKLPLVDLIEHPDPIFDPKEKDLNETELRTLLGGHFDPNFMAINLPEERLGVEDLAELDLLLRLKPSGAMPAEIKGLEFYEGLQGKKHRLSKKLRRKLQMWLWSQTFCPVLYTWNDLGIRFWPRYMKVGSCYTKRSCSVPEGMVCKVSKSMHLTILRWRCQRRLNQRCTWIPIQYPIISECKCSC, via the coding sequence ATGGATCATCACTCCCAGTGCCTTGTGACTATATATGCCCTAGTGGTTTTCTTGGGACTCAGAATAGACCAAGCTGGCTGCCAGCATTACCTACACATCAGACCAGCTCCTAGTGAAAAGCTACCCCTGGTGGATCTTATTGAACATCCGGACCCTATATTCGATCCCAAGGAAAAGGATCTTAATGAGACTGAGCTGAGGACTCTCTTGGGTGGCCACTTTGACCCTAACTTCATGGCCATCAACTTGCCTGAGGAGAGACTAGGAGTAGAGGACCTGGCAGAGCTTGACCTACTCCTAAGGCTGAAGCCCTCTGGGGCAATGCCAGCTGAAATCAAGGGACTGGAGTTTTATGAGGGTCTCCAAGGAAAGAAGCACAGACTGAGTAAGAAGCTGAGAAGGAAGCTTCAGATGTGGCTCTGGTCCCAAACCTTCTGTCCTGTCCTATACACGTGGAATGACTTGGGCATCAGATTTTGGCCCCGATACATGAAAGTGGGCAGCTGCTACACTAAGAGGTCTTGTTCTGTACCAGAGGGGATGGTTTGTAAAGTTTCCAAGTCCATGCATCTGACCATCTTAAGGTGGAGATGTCAACGCAGGCTAAACCAGCGCTGCACGTGGATACCCATACAGTACCCCATCATATCTGAGTGCAAGTGCTCCTGCTAG